One genomic segment of Deltaproteobacteria bacterium includes these proteins:
- a CDS encoding carbohydrate ABC transporter permease: MIRKTSSLLVLLLFSFIAVFPILYVVAMATHDNSAFAQRLTELDWMQADLKNFRKLILETEFLIWLRNSVLISVTVSMVGVSLSSMAGYAIARYRFPGHHWILRSLLTTQMFPASMLMLPMFVVLTQLKLINSFVGLLVVYSSSALPFCIWQMKGFFETVPRELEEAARLDGLSAFQTFYRVILPVASPALVVTGLFTFMTSWSEYMIAAIVLQDPALYTLPLGLKSFQASIATDWGLYAAASLIISTPIVVLFLALSRFLVSGLTVGSVKG, from the coding sequence ATGATTCGAAAGACTTCATCGTTGCTTGTCCTTCTTTTGTTTAGCTTTATTGCGGTCTTTCCGATTCTTTATGTGGTCGCGATGGCCACGCACGATAACTCTGCGTTCGCACAACGGCTTACGGAGCTCGATTGGATGCAGGCGGATCTTAAAAATTTTAGGAAGCTCATTCTGGAAACTGAGTTTCTCATCTGGCTTCGGAATTCGGTCCTGATCAGTGTCACAGTCTCAATGGTGGGTGTCAGTCTGTCATCGATGGCGGGCTATGCTATCGCCAGGTACCGTTTTCCCGGCCACCACTGGATACTGAGGTCGCTTCTGACAACACAGATGTTTCCCGCTAGCATGTTGATGTTGCCAATGTTCGTCGTGCTGACCCAGCTGAAGCTAATAAATAGTTTTGTTGGACTCCTTGTTGTTTACAGTTCCTCGGCGCTGCCATTTTGTATCTGGCAGATGAAAGGTTTTTTCGAAACCGTTCCGAGGGAACTAGAAGAGGCCGCGCGATTGGACGGCCTTTCGGCCTTCCAAACTTTTTATCGAGTTATTCTCCCGGTCGCGTCTCCCGCACTAGTTGTGACAGGCCTCTTTACCTTCATGACGTCATGGAGCGAGTACATGATCGCGGCGATTGTGCTCCAAGATCCTGCGCTTTATACGCTTCCGCTGGGACTTAAAAGCTTTCAAGCAAGCATTGCAACTGACTGGGGCCTTTACGCCGCCGCAAGTTTGATTATCAGCACGCCGATCGTGGTGCTGTTTTTGGCACTCAGTCGGTTTCTGGTCTCTGGTTTAACTGTTGGAAGTGTGAAGGGTTAA
- a CDS encoding ABC transporter ATP-binding protein yields the protein MSSIRLENVSKSFGATTVLRPLNLEIQSGEFLVLLGPSGCGKSTLLRLIAGLEAPDSGRVFINDRDVTDKDPSARDLAMVFQSYALYPHLTVGENLGFALKNRGDSPAKIQAKVKEVGDLLDLSNLLDRKPKALSGGQRQRVALGRALTRETPVILFDEPLSNLDAHLRTQMRVKIKALHERLKNTMVYVTHDQVEATTMGDRIAVLNRGLIEQLDTPKNIYQSPASEFIARFIGTPETCFFLSKINSRLGYSEKDQLAIRPEHITVGNGEFQGKVLLLENLGAQTLIHIESAFGDVRALKQETGSLKVGEPIQFEINRSKLMRFDELHREVSNV from the coding sequence ATGTCAAGTATTCGCCTCGAGAACGTAAGTAAATCCTTTGGCGCGACCACGGTCCTAAGGCCGCTCAATTTGGAAATTCAATCAGGTGAATTTCTTGTTTTGCTGGGACCATCTGGCTGCGGAAAGTCGACTTTGTTGCGTTTGATTGCCGGCCTCGAGGCTCCTGATTCCGGTCGCGTTTTCATCAACGATCGCGACGTGACGGATAAAGATCCGTCGGCGCGCGATCTTGCCATGGTTTTTCAAAGCTATGCTCTTTACCCACACCTGACGGTCGGTGAAAACCTAGGGTTCGCGCTAAAGAACCGAGGCGATTCGCCTGCGAAGATTCAGGCTAAAGTAAAAGAGGTCGGCGACCTTTTGGATCTTTCAAATCTCCTGGATCGAAAGCCAAAAGCGCTTTCTGGTGGACAACGTCAGCGAGTCGCTTTGGGTCGTGCTCTGACTCGAGAAACGCCAGTGATTCTTTTTGACGAACCTCTATCCAATTTAGACGCCCATTTGCGAACCCAGATGCGCGTAAAAATTAAAGCGCTCCACGAGCGATTGAAGAACACGATGGTTTACGTTACTCACGATCAGGTTGAAGCGACGACGATGGGTGATCGCATTGCTGTATTGAACCGTGGGCTGATTGAGCAACTGGACACACCTAAAAATATCTATCAAAGCCCTGCCAGTGAATTCATCGCACGGTTCATCGGCACACCCGAGACCTGTTTTTTTCTCTCGAAGATCAATTCACGGCTTGGTTACTCGGAAAAAGACCAGCTCGCAATTCGGCCGGAGCATATCACTGTCGGCAATGGCGAGTTCCAAGGAAAAGTTCTTCTTCTTGAGAATCTAGGAGCGCAAACCTTGATTCACATTGAGAGTGCATTCGGTGATGTTCGGGCGTTGAAGCAGGAGACGGGAAGTCTTAAGGTTGGCGAACCTATTCAATTTGAAATCAACCGCAGCAAACTGATGCGGTTTGACGAGCTCCACAGGGAGGTATCGAATGTTTAA
- a CDS encoding alpha-amylase family protein gives MLFFLSALLPHPASADEGATHLSATIGPRTAFVQLFEWPWDDVARECETVLGPGGFSAVQVSPPQEHLDWPGSPWWARYQPISYKLESRSGDAKQFADMVNRCKKVGVDVYADAVINHMAGMSSGSGSAGSAFHHKSYPGLYSANDFHSCGRNGNDDILNFQDPWEVQNCELLNLADLKTGTLEVQDRISEYLNRLLRLGVSGLRIDAAKHIPANDLKAVYQRLKKPAYIYHELILGYQEPIPYSDYLALGDVSDYPYPFIVSEAFYRQDFTRLLGLGHGTIPTTEAVVFLTNHDIEREKRPYLLSRHQNSELYRLANTFMLAWPYGYPQLYSGYKFQSFDDGPPLDANKRTLPILKPNGDCAAPWTCEHREPAVLRMVDFRNRTSHRFFASHLWTNGKDQIAFGRGDAGFVVINASPDQTLNRKLYHGLRDGSYCNILAADYDAQAGTCAVPTVVSQGQVQLQIPPLSAFVLLSRDLGEKGKNR, from the coding sequence ATGCTATTTTTTTTGAGCGCCCTTTTGCCGCATCCAGCGTCGGCTGATGAAGGCGCAACACATTTGTCGGCGACGATCGGTCCGCGCACTGCTTTCGTACAACTTTTTGAATGGCCGTGGGACGATGTTGCCCGTGAGTGCGAAACTGTTTTAGGTCCCGGTGGATTTTCGGCGGTTCAAGTTTCGCCACCGCAAGAACACCTCGATTGGCCCGGCTCCCCATGGTGGGCGCGTTACCAGCCCATCAGTTATAAGTTGGAGTCGCGCTCGGGCGATGCGAAGCAATTCGCAGATATGGTCAATCGCTGCAAAAAAGTGGGGGTCGACGTCTATGCAGATGCCGTGATCAATCACATGGCGGGAATGTCGTCGGGATCTGGTAGCGCAGGTTCCGCCTTTCATCATAAATCGTATCCGGGACTTTATAGCGCCAACGACTTTCACAGCTGTGGCCGAAACGGGAACGATGACATCTTGAACTTTCAAGATCCCTGGGAAGTGCAAAATTGTGAGCTCTTGAATCTTGCCGATTTAAAAACTGGTACTTTGGAGGTGCAAGATCGCATCAGCGAGTACCTCAATCGACTTCTGAGACTTGGCGTTTCGGGCCTTCGCATAGATGCTGCGAAGCACATTCCTGCGAATGATTTGAAGGCCGTATACCAGCGCCTAAAAAAACCGGCCTATATTTATCATGAACTGATCTTGGGTTATCAAGAGCCGATTCCCTACTCGGACTATCTAGCGCTTGGCGATGTATCGGACTATCCCTATCCTTTCATCGTTTCCGAAGCGTTCTATCGGCAAGACTTTACTCGCTTGCTTGGTCTGGGGCACGGGACAATCCCGACAACCGAAGCTGTGGTCTTTCTGACCAATCATGATATTGAACGAGAAAAGCGGCCCTACCTTTTGTCGCGCCATCAGAACAGTGAACTTTACCGTCTTGCTAATACATTTATGCTCGCGTGGCCTTACGGATATCCGCAGCTCTATTCGGGTTACAAATTTCAAAGCTTTGATGATGGACCACCGTTGGATGCGAACAAGCGCACATTGCCAATCCTAAAACCAAATGGTGATTGTGCGGCACCGTGGACATGTGAGCATCGCGAGCCAGCGGTTTTACGAATGGTGGATTTTCGCAATCGAACGAGTCATCGTTTTTTTGCAAGCCACCTTTGGACCAACGGTAAGGATCAAATCGCATTCGGGCGCGGCGATGCTGGATTTGTTGTGATTAATGCGTCGCCTGATCAAACCTTAAATCGAAAATTATACCACGGACTTCGCGACGGTTCATATTGCAACATTTTGGCTGCAGATTACGATGCACAAGCAGGAACTTGTGCGGTGCCGACGGTTGTTTCTCAAGGGCAAGTTCAACTGCAGATTCCGCCGCTCTCGGCCTTTGTGCTCCTTTCGAGAGATCTTGGTGAGAAAGGGAAAAACCGGTGA
- a CDS encoding ROK family protein: MSKRATRYTIGLDLGGTKLAAALVNHRGEIVDSTKVPVGFRDSETSAIAQRRLVSLMAEICVDFRRRYPSEAKRLKGIGLASAGPLNVDDGELINPVNFPKWKTVPIRKMLEAELRRNDMPFKVAFQNDAIASALAEGWVGGAKNMSSYAVVTVGTGIGTGVIFNGRPCQSRGMGSEFGHLIFDGTKLGAESRKHLSIEGIASGTALLRRARADGFSGYSVEELVERIQSGETKWLPLFDDMARALSVLCYSLSIGFNLEGILFSGGLLKVRELYLAKTKDYYRQLITEFNPRFECRLQPAKTRQAAGVIGAAYLPLLATTQPKQKKR; encoded by the coding sequence GTGAGTAAGCGGGCCACTAGGTACACGATTGGACTTGATCTCGGCGGAACAAAGTTGGCCGCAGCATTGGTCAACCACCGTGGAGAGATCGTGGATAGCACGAAGGTACCGGTGGGCTTTCGTGACTCCGAGACGTCAGCCATTGCTCAGAGACGGCTTGTTAGTCTTATGGCCGAAATCTGCGTTGATTTTCGTCGACGATATCCCTCGGAAGCAAAACGCCTCAAAGGCATAGGACTCGCCAGCGCCGGGCCGCTAAATGTTGATGACGGTGAGCTAATTAACCCCGTCAACTTTCCGAAGTGGAAGACGGTGCCGATCCGAAAGATGCTGGAGGCAGAGCTCCGCCGAAATGATATGCCATTCAAGGTCGCCTTTCAGAATGATGCGATCGCTTCTGCGCTAGCCGAGGGCTGGGTTGGCGGCGCCAAAAATATGTCGTCCTACGCTGTGGTCACAGTCGGTACGGGCATTGGCACCGGAGTTATTTTTAATGGTCGCCCCTGTCAAAGTAGGGGAATGGGTTCAGAATTCGGGCACCTGATTTTTGACGGGACAAAGCTTGGCGCTGAGTCTAGGAAACATCTAAGTATCGAAGGGATTGCGTCCGGTACGGCGCTTTTGCGCCGGGCCCGCGCCGATGGCTTTTCGGGCTATTCAGTTGAGGAGCTAGTTGAGCGGATTCAATCCGGCGAGACAAAGTGGCTTCCTCTGTTTGATGACATGGCCCGAGCTTTGTCTGTTCTCTGTTATTCACTTTCGATCGGTTTTAACCTGGAGGGAATTTTATTTTCAGGTGGGTTATTGAAGGTGCGAGAACTGTATCTAGCTAAGACCAAAGATTACTATCGTCAGCTTATCACGGAGTTTAATCCTCGGTTCGAGTGTCGCTTGCAGCCTGCAAAAACAAGGCAGGCGGCCGGTGTGATTGGCGCCGCCTATTTGCCGTTACTCGCGACAACTCAGCCGAAACAGAAGAAGAGATAA
- a CDS encoding 4-alpha-glucanotransferase, producing MNFNPTKLRATARFLGLQASYLNPVFGDTKADCSVLHQMIEQLAERTISTDQDLDRLREDLKDDRWAHGLPPSIVAWGGESQLVPVFSSNSDLAKPGVTLELIDDESGDPVSAENIKWKCTMVRSLPKGKVWQLKFKLDLSKLNKSLGAYFQLKLKAGEREFRSLVICPPSCLKSPEELKNSEGPFLPLHAVRTGDEIGMGSLRELRKIATELRENGAKWVSLFPLLPGNFDHPDCDPSPYSALSRLFWNEIYIDIESAMKRHNSSKAHSIFNSDQFQTEAKRLREDDFADYHAVYQLKNQVLDVLAEEFFATKQDASNDYQDFLRSTPEITGYAAFRAGRESAYETADRYHRFVQFEMQRQLRDLATSLPLKLYMDFPIGVNDGGFDQSAFPEIFFRKVSVGAPPELVFRNGQDWGFSPFHPKRLRQTGYQYFRKTLRHHLQFAKILRLDHVMGLYRVFAIPKGQGAKSGVYLRYQPEDMLAIAVLEASRSGADFIGENLGTVPDQVNRIMKERGIKGMWVLEMETHKSPTSAFSSVTQDQLFCLNTHDMPMLTAYLNCEDLPEVSRLGIVDPATASSLAESRKADLRPWIEKYGSPERGEFANAVIDDLRAVKPLYFVINPEDLVGETRPMNIPGTYKEVPNWRRKFSFQGVKFKSSGGKTIR from the coding sequence ATGAATTTCAATCCAACAAAGCTTCGCGCAACCGCTCGATTTTTAGGACTTCAGGCGTCTTATCTCAACCCTGTCTTTGGCGACACCAAAGCAGATTGCTCGGTTTTGCATCAGATGATCGAACAGCTAGCCGAGCGCACGATTTCGACGGATCAAGATCTCGATCGGCTGCGAGAAGATTTAAAGGACGATCGCTGGGCGCATGGTCTGCCTCCCTCAATCGTTGCATGGGGAGGCGAATCGCAGCTTGTTCCGGTGTTTTCCTCAAACTCGGATCTCGCAAAACCAGGCGTTACTTTGGAACTCATTGACGACGAGTCGGGAGATCCGGTTTCTGCAGAAAATATAAAATGGAAATGTACGATGGTGCGCTCGCTGCCAAAAGGAAAAGTTTGGCAGCTAAAGTTCAAATTAGATCTCTCAAAATTGAACAAGAGTCTTGGAGCATATTTTCAGTTGAAACTGAAAGCGGGTGAGCGTGAATTTCGTTCGCTCGTTATTTGCCCTCCTTCCTGTTTAAAGTCGCCTGAAGAACTTAAAAACTCCGAGGGGCCGTTTTTACCTCTGCATGCGGTTCGCACGGGGGACGAAATCGGCATGGGATCTTTACGAGAGTTGCGCAAAATCGCAACCGAGCTTCGCGAAAACGGCGCTAAGTGGGTTTCGTTGTTTCCACTTTTGCCAGGAAACTTTGATCACCCGGATTGCGATCCCAGCCCTTACTCGGCGCTCAGCCGACTTTTTTGGAACGAGATTTACATCGATATTGAGTCTGCGATGAAGCGCCACAATTCTTCGAAGGCGCACTCCATATTTAATTCCGATCAGTTTCAAACCGAAGCGAAACGTCTGCGCGAGGACGATTTCGCTGATTACCACGCCGTCTATCAATTGAAGAATCAAGTCCTGGATGTTCTCGCTGAAGAGTTCTTTGCGACAAAACAAGATGCGTCAAACGACTACCAAGACTTTTTGCGCTCAACCCCCGAGATAACTGGTTACGCGGCTTTTCGCGCCGGTCGTGAATCCGCCTATGAGACCGCCGATCGATATCATCGCTTCGTTCAATTCGAAATGCAGCGACAGCTTCGCGATCTCGCTACGAGTTTGCCGCTTAAGCTCTACATGGATTTTCCGATTGGAGTGAATGACGGTGGTTTCGATCAAAGTGCCTTTCCAGAAATTTTCTTCCGGAAAGTTTCTGTAGGGGCTCCACCCGAGCTCGTCTTCAGAAATGGACAGGATTGGGGTTTCTCACCGTTTCATCCCAAACGGCTTCGGCAAACGGGCTATCAGTATTTTCGAAAAACGCTTCGGCATCATTTGCAATTCGCAAAAATTTTGCGGCTTGATCACGTGATGGGGCTTTACCGAGTGTTCGCGATTCCAAAAGGGCAGGGCGCGAAGAGTGGCGTTTATTTGCGTTACCAACCAGAGGACATGCTAGCCATTGCCGTGCTCGAAGCCTCGCGAAGTGGAGCTGACTTCATCGGCGAGAACCTCGGTACTGTTCCAGACCAGGTGAATCGCATCATGAAGGAACGAGGGATCAAAGGAATGTGGGTGCTTGAAATGGAAACTCACAAATCGCCCACGTCTGCCTTTAGCAGTGTGACTCAGGATCAGCTTTTCTGTTTGAATACCCACGACATGCCGATGCTGACCGCCTACTTGAATTGCGAGGACTTACCGGAAGTCTCGAGATTGGGCATAGTAGATCCAGCGACAGCATCCAGTCTTGCCGAAAGTCGAAAAGCCGACCTCCGGCCTTGGATTGAAAAATATGGCAGTCCCGAGCGCGGAGAGTTTGCAAATGCTGTGATCGACGATCTTCGGGCGGTGAAACCATTATACTTTGTCATCAACCCTGAGGACTTGGTTGGCGAAACGCGCCCTATGAATATTCCAGGTACTTACAAAGAGGTACCGAACTGGCGAAGGAAGTTTTCGTTTCAAGGGGTTAAATTTAAGAGTTCGGGCGGAAAGACAATTCGCTAG
- a CDS encoding glycogen-debranching protein translates to MFSSLIAGGCLALGACLTNTHIEFTVASENATQMEVCLFSRPMGAQPEVCHPLTRNQTLYWFAKVPKPSFAPVYYAYRAWGPNWPYSKSWKPGDTAGFLADVDRNGNRFNPNKLLLDPYALEVSHGFDRVHEIDHFNSGPLYRSIDTGPLVPKGIVSEALPHRRNDIIPDGTKPSHSIRTDVVYEVHVRGFTHDDHSVPAQYRATYKGAALKAKYLKSLGVTAVEFLPVHAKSSPQGLPNYWGYMTLSYFAPEPTYAFDRSPGGPTREFREMVQAFHAEGIKVFIDVVYNHTAEGGVDVRDANVSSIWSFRGLDNRMYYETAPDPRYFMDNTGIGHNFATFREVPRELILESLKYWKEVLGVDGFRFDLAAVLGNNPRSTYFYFDADDPGGLLQRIERELPARPAQGGFGADLLAEPWAIGQGTYQQGRFPKGWAEWNGGAFRDPVRAFFNQRGVESVPIGRVANAVSGSETLFRGNGRKPFHSVNFITAHDGFTLRDLFTYNSKRNGQPYPWGPSDGGSDSNRSWDQGGDPVAQKQMARTAMLLLFTSAGTPMLLGGDELYRTAKGNNNPWNLDTEVNHLPWPNLQSHAPYFDYVQHLINFRHRHPEFAPAEFFLGVDQDGNGLKDITWFDRDGREMANSVFAEDGPFLSWRIDSVEGRKRLKKARPRATVKSVQGASRSVLVAINAGFHSIDFKLPATAPGYSWFRVADSASWMEPLANHHPAGQEVQLATNYVVNPRSGILLIERQISK, encoded by the coding sequence ATGTTTTCTTCTTTGATTGCGGGCGGTTGTTTGGCGCTGGGAGCGTGTCTGACGAACACCCACATCGAGTTTACTGTTGCGAGCGAAAATGCGACTCAAATGGAAGTTTGTCTTTTTTCGCGACCAATGGGTGCGCAGCCGGAAGTTTGTCACCCATTAACCCGCAACCAGACTTTGTATTGGTTTGCGAAAGTGCCGAAACCGAGTTTCGCCCCTGTTTATTACGCCTATCGCGCATGGGGGCCTAACTGGCCGTATAGCAAAAGCTGGAAGCCAGGAGACACAGCTGGCTTTTTAGCTGATGTCGATCGGAATGGTAATCGTTTTAATCCGAACAAGCTCTTGCTCGATCCCTACGCGCTAGAAGTCAGTCACGGCTTCGACCGCGTGCACGAAATAGATCATTTCAATTCAGGTCCACTTTATCGCTCGATCGATACAGGTCCCTTGGTGCCCAAAGGAATTGTTTCTGAAGCGCTTCCTCATCGCCGGAACGATATTATTCCGGACGGGACAAAGCCGTCGCATTCAATTCGCACGGACGTGGTCTATGAAGTGCATGTGCGCGGCTTCACGCACGACGACCACAGCGTACCAGCGCAGTACCGAGCAACCTATAAAGGGGCAGCGCTCAAGGCAAAGTATCTTAAGTCTTTAGGGGTAACAGCCGTCGAGTTTCTGCCAGTTCATGCCAAGTCCTCGCCTCAAGGGTTGCCTAATTATTGGGGTTACATGACGCTCAGTTATTTTGCCCCTGAACCAACTTATGCGTTTGATCGTTCTCCTGGTGGACCAACCCGCGAATTCCGTGAAATGGTGCAGGCTTTCCACGCTGAAGGAATCAAGGTTTTCATCGATGTCGTTTACAATCACACAGCAGAAGGCGGTGTAGATGTGCGCGATGCGAACGTGAGTTCGATTTGGTCTTTTCGGGGCCTCGATAACCGCATGTACTACGAAACGGCGCCGGACCCACGTTACTTTATGGACAACACTGGAATCGGTCACAATTTTGCGACCTTTCGCGAGGTACCTCGAGAACTGATTTTAGAATCTCTCAAATATTGGAAAGAGGTACTAGGGGTCGACGGGTTTAGGTTCGACTTAGCTGCCGTTCTTGGGAACAATCCTCGATCCACTTATTTCTATTTTGATGCTGATGACCCGGGTGGGCTTTTGCAAAGAATCGAGCGCGAGCTTCCTGCGAGGCCGGCACAGGGCGGATTTGGAGCTGACCTTCTCGCAGAGCCATGGGCTATCGGCCAGGGAACCTATCAGCAGGGACGATTTCCTAAAGGCTGGGCCGAATGGAATGGCGGAGCGTTTCGAGATCCAGTTCGCGCGTTTTTCAATCAGCGCGGTGTTGAATCCGTGCCCATCGGCCGGGTGGCCAACGCGGTTTCCGGATCGGAAACCTTGTTCCGCGGAAATGGAAGGAAGCCCTTTCATTCAGTCAACTTCATTACGGCCCACGATGGTTTCACTTTGCGTGATCTGTTCACCTATAATTCGAAGCGCAATGGTCAACCCTATCCTTGGGGTCCCTCAGACGGTGGTTCGGATTCTAATCGCTCTTGGGATCAGGGCGGGGATCCAGTAGCGCAAAAACAGATGGCTAGAACTGCAATGCTATTGCTATTCACTTCCGCGGGCACTCCGATGCTCCTCGGTGGTGACGAGCTTTATCGTACTGCGAAAGGCAATAACAACCCCTGGAATCTGGATACTGAAGTTAACCACCTTCCGTGGCCAAACCTTCAATCTCACGCGCCCTATTTCGATTACGTTCAACACTTGATCAACTTCCGCCACCGCCACCCAGAGTTTGCGCCGGCTGAATTTTTCTTGGGAGTCGATCAAGACGGAAATGGACTAAAAGACATTACCTGGTTTGATCGCGACGGTCGAGAAATGGCAAATTCAGTCTTTGCGGAAGACGGCCCCTTTCTCTCTTGGCGAATCGATTCGGTCGAGGGTCGGAAAAGATTAAAAAAAGCGCGCCCACGAGCGACCGTCAAATCTGTACAAGGCGCTTCGCGATCGGTCCTCGTTGCCATCAATGCCGGCTTTCATTCGATTGATTTTAAACTTCCAGCAACCGCCCCTGGGTATTCTTGGTTTCGTGTGGCGGATTCGGCTAGCTGGATGGAGCCGCTAGCTAACCATCATCCGGCGGGGCAAGAAGTGCAGTTAGCAACCAATTACGTGGTGAATCCGCGCAGTGGGATTTTGCTAATTGAACGCCAAATTTCCAAGTAA
- the tuf gene encoding elongation factor Tu, producing the protein MSKEKFDRSKPHVNIGTIGHVDHGKTSLTAAITKVLAETGGATFLAYDQIDKAPEEKARGITISTSHVEYQTANRHYAHVDCPGHADYVKNMITGAAQMDGAILVVSAADGPMPQTREHILLARQVGVPAMVVFMNKVDMVDDKDLLELVEVEIRELLSKYEFPGDEIPIVQGSALCALENKSPEIGREAILKLMAEVDRYIPQPERAIDKPFLMPVEDVFSISGRGTVVTGRVERGIVKVNDEIEIVGLAPTQKTVVTGIEMFRKLLDEGRAGDNCGCLLRGTKKEEVERGQVLAKPGSIKPHKKFKAEAYILTKEEGGRHTPFFNGYRPQFYFRTTDVTGVVTLKEGTEMVMPGDRVEMQVELIAPIAMEKELRFAIREGGRTVGAGVVVDISE; encoded by the coding sequence ATGTCTAAGGAGAAGTTTGACCGGAGCAAACCCCACGTCAACATCGGCACCATCGGTCACGTCGACCACGGTAAAACATCGCTGACAGCGGCTATCACAAAAGTACTAGCTGAAACAGGCGGAGCAACCTTCCTCGCTTACGATCAAATCGACAAAGCTCCGGAAGAAAAAGCACGCGGTATCACGATCTCGACTTCGCACGTTGAATACCAAACTGCGAATCGTCACTACGCACACGTCGACTGCCCAGGTCACGCGGATTACGTAAAGAACATGATCACTGGCGCAGCTCAAATGGACGGCGCGATTCTCGTTGTTTCTGCAGCTGACGGTCCGATGCCACAAACTCGTGAGCACATCCTCCTTGCACGTCAGGTTGGCGTTCCTGCGATGGTTGTCTTCATGAACAAAGTTGACATGGTTGACGATAAAGATCTTCTCGAGCTCGTCGAAGTCGAAATTCGCGAACTTCTTTCGAAGTACGAATTCCCTGGCGACGAAATTCCAATCGTACAAGGTTCGGCACTTTGCGCTCTCGAAAACAAGAGCCCAGAAATCGGACGTGAAGCGATCTTGAAACTGATGGCTGAAGTCGATCGTTACATCCCACAACCAGAGCGCGCGATCGATAAGCCGTTCTTGATGCCTGTGGAAGACGTTTTCTCGATCTCTGGTCGCGGTACTGTCGTTACAGGTCGTGTTGAGCGCGGTATCGTAAAGGTTAACGACGAAATCGAAATCGTTGGTCTCGCACCGACGCAAAAGACTGTCGTTACAGGTATCGAAATGTTCCGCAAACTTCTTGATGAAGGTCGCGCTGGAGACAACTGCGGTTGCCTCCTCCGCGGTACGAAGAAAGAAGAAGTTGAGCGCGGACAAGTGCTCGCTAAACCAGGCTCGATCAAGCCACACAAGAAATTCAAAGCTGAAGCCTACATCCTCACAAAAGAGGAAGGCGGACGTCACACTCCTTTCTTCAACGGCTACCGTCCACAGTTCTACTTCCGTACAACTGACGTGACTGGTGTCGTTACTTTGAAAGAAGGAACTGAGATGGTCATGCCAGGCGATCGCGTTGAAATGCAAGTAGAGCTCATCGCGCCAATCGCGATGGAAAAAGAGCTCCGCTTCGCTATTCGCGAAGGTGGCCGTACAGTTGGTGCCGGCGTTGTTGTCGACATCAGCGAGTAG
- the secE gene encoding preprotein translocase subunit SecE has protein sequence MDSAVATNRKAATVGFMSAGVLIGITVKVLVDSGAAVSTGALGRFFAYDFVRHGLPVVFGVATFALLQANAAVRVWGDEVVTELRKVVWPSREDTTRMTIVTCIMLIISGIALGALDMVSGKLIEWLVNLDIVRFFSRIFGG, from the coding sequence ATGGATAGCGCAGTTGCCACAAATCGAAAGGCCGCAACAGTCGGCTTTATGTCAGCCGGAGTGCTGATCGGAATCACTGTAAAGGTACTTGTTGATTCAGGTGCAGCGGTTTCAACAGGGGCTCTGGGTCGTTTCTTCGCCTATGACTTCGTACGCCATGGATTGCCGGTCGTATTTGGTGTGGCGACGTTTGCATTGCTTCAGGCGAACGCAGCTGTTCGTGTTTGGGGCGACGAAGTTGTGACGGAACTCCGTAAGGTCGTATGGCCGAGCCGTGAGGACACGACGCGTATGACGATCGTGACTTGCATCATGTTGATCATCTCAGGTATCGCGCTTGGTGCGTTAGATATGGTCTCTGGAAAATTAATTGAGTGGTTGGTGAATTTGGACATCGTCCGATTCTTCTCCCGAATTTTTGGCGGTTAA
- the nusG gene encoding transcription termination/antitermination protein NusG: protein MEKKWYIVNVSTGSEATAKASIEKRIQQQKMEELFGQILIPAENVVELVKGQKTTKSRKFFPGYMFVEMILSEKTWHVVKGSSKVTGFVGGQKPTAVPPDQVLRVTQQMETGAEKPRPKFKFSVGENVTVVDGPFTNFNGTVEDINEEKGKVKVSVSIFGRATPVELDFIQVQKV, encoded by the coding sequence ATGGAAAAAAAGTGGTACATCGTCAACGTATCCACTGGAAGCGAAGCGACTGCAAAAGCTTCGATCGAAAAGCGAATCCAGCAGCAGAAGATGGAAGAGCTGTTTGGCCAGATCCTTATTCCGGCTGAAAACGTGGTCGAACTCGTAAAAGGTCAAAAAACCACGAAATCTAGGAAGTTTTTTCCTGGTTACATGTTCGTTGAGATGATTCTCAGCGAAAAAACTTGGCATGTGGTCAAAGGATCGTCAAAAGTGACCGGCTTCGTGGGCGGACAAAAACCGACTGCGGTGCCACCGGACCAAGTGCTTCGCGTGACACAGCAAATGGAGACGGGTGCTGAAAAGCCACGTCCCAAATTTAAGTTTTCGGTCGGCGAGAATGTCACTGTTGTGGATGGTCCCTTTACCAACTTCAACGGCACAGTTGAGGACATCAACGAAGAAAAAGGGAAGGTCAAAGTTTCGGTCAGCATCTTCGGACGCGCGACCCCAGTTGAGCTTGATTTTATTCAAGTTCAAAAAGTTTGA